The Hymenobacter sp. DG01 genome has a segment encoding these proteins:
- a CDS encoding glycosyltransferase family 4 protein, translating to MHILQLCPRVPYPPTDGGAIAMYDVTAGLSRAGHQVTVLALNTPKHHQPADVLDHLGPLVRLIPVDVDTRLSPVKALRNLLFSELPYNIERFVSQTVVVRLQQVLSTETIDVIQVEGGLVSWYVDTVQRLAPGIPVVLRAHNVEYTIWQMLAERETNVLKRFYLSHLAKRLRRFEHQTLPRFDAVAAITEPDQRRLRELGCQEPVVFVPAGVDLNRFQRDPAIRPKPRTLFMIGSLDWLPNQEGVDWLLREVWPRAHELYPELELHIAGKETPPHIRNLNLPGVTIHGFVESAAQFMQQYEVMLVPLLSGGGMRIKIIEGMALGKCIISTGLGSEGIHVRDNFDIVLCDEPSEWIERLGRYYRGELGQQDIGEEAARTIARLYDNRRVVESFLDLYTILTPQPRAATR from the coding sequence GTGCACATCCTCCAGCTCTGTCCGCGCGTTCCGTATCCGCCCACCGATGGCGGGGCCATTGCCATGTACGACGTAACGGCGGGCCTGAGTCGGGCGGGGCACCAGGTAACGGTACTGGCCCTCAACACGCCCAAGCACCACCAGCCCGCCGACGTGCTCGACCATCTGGGCCCCCTGGTGCGCCTGATTCCGGTGGACGTGGACACCCGCCTTTCGCCGGTGAAAGCCCTGCGGAATCTGCTGTTCAGTGAGCTGCCCTACAACATCGAGCGGTTTGTGAGCCAGACGGTGGTAGTGCGCTTGCAGCAAGTGCTAAGCACGGAAACCATTGATGTGATTCAAGTGGAAGGCGGCCTGGTTTCTTGGTACGTGGATACGGTGCAGCGCCTGGCGCCCGGCATTCCGGTGGTGCTGCGGGCCCATAACGTGGAGTACACCATCTGGCAGATGCTGGCTGAGCGCGAAACCAACGTGCTGAAGCGCTTCTACCTCAGCCATCTGGCCAAACGCCTGCGCCGCTTCGAGCACCAGACGCTGCCACGCTTTGATGCCGTGGCCGCCATTACTGAGCCCGACCAACGCCGCCTGCGGGAGCTAGGTTGCCAGGAACCAGTGGTGTTTGTGCCCGCCGGCGTCGATTTGAACCGGTTTCAGCGCGACCCCGCCATCCGGCCCAAGCCGCGCACCCTGTTCATGATTGGCTCCCTGGACTGGCTGCCCAACCAGGAAGGCGTGGACTGGCTGCTGCGCGAGGTGTGGCCCCGGGCGCACGAGCTATACCCCGAGCTGGAGCTGCACATTGCCGGCAAGGAAACTCCGCCCCACATCCGCAACCTGAACCTTCCCGGCGTCACCATTCACGGCTTCGTGGAATCAGCGGCGCAGTTTATGCAGCAGTACGAGGTGATGCTGGTACCCTTGCTTAGCGGGGGCGGCATGCGCATCAAAATCATCGAAGGCATGGCCCTGGGCAAGTGCATTATCAGCACCGGCCTGGGTTCCGAAGGTATTCATGTGCGCGACAACTTTGATATTGTGCTCTGTGACGAGCCCTCGGAGTGGATTGAGCGCCTGGGCCGCTACTACCGCGGCGAGCTGGGCCAGCAGGACATTGGCGAGGAAGCCGCCCGCACCATCGCCCGCCTCTACGACAACCGCCGGGTGGTGGAAAGCTTCCTGGATCTGTACACCATCCTGACGCCCCAACCCCGTGCTGCCACTCGTTGA
- the dnaG gene encoding DNA primase, whose protein sequence is MARIPKETVDQIIHHADIVEVVGDFVSLKRKGQNMWACCPFHHEKSPSFSVAPAKGLYKCFGCGKAGGVVQFIMDIEGTSYVEALKYLAKKYGIDVEEEEKTPEQQLAQNEKDSQYIVSSWAKDHYHRLLLNTDEGQGIGGSYLRQRGLNQTTIKTFELGYSLDQWDDLLKSAEKAGFERKYLEKTGLVITKEDDQGQDTGRRYDRFRGRVMFPIHNVSGRVIGFGARTLKPNDKTAKYLNSPESEIYHKSDVLYGLYQGRQAIRTEELCYLVEGYLDVLSLHQGGIKNVVASSGTSLTDGQIRLIKRYTDNVTVLYDGDAAGIRASLRGIDMLLEGGLNVRVVLFPDGDDPDSYIRKVGDQRFKDHLENASQDFIQFKTDLVSREAAQDPVKKAEAIREVLQSISKVPDPIKRQVFLQQTSQAFSIDEQVLISEYNKLVRNASGKAAGGASGSNSGVGAGSSAASPATAATPRPAPRPMSPEEEAEALMYGASPEDLMGGGGDLLTITKEDLEPVPDVLEQCEREIVRLLLLYSPQPLAPDISVAQYLLQQLDTPFKTGIYADLLHLCQEEMNQGRWPEVRTLIQHGRSDIRALVAELATEKYELSPNWTTHQIYVPRELDLLQTACDNAILRFNKVNVERALAEHMEALRRPMDEAALDEHLTNIRLLKQMDNQLANLLGTVIPRAAM, encoded by the coding sequence ATGGCGCGCATCCCGAAAGAAACCGTTGATCAGATCATCCACCACGCGGATATTGTGGAGGTAGTCGGCGACTTTGTGTCGCTGAAGCGCAAGGGCCAGAACATGTGGGCCTGCTGCCCATTTCACCACGAGAAGTCGCCGAGCTTCTCGGTGGCGCCGGCCAAGGGGCTGTACAAGTGCTTCGGGTGCGGCAAGGCCGGGGGGGTAGTCCAGTTCATCATGGACATTGAGGGCACCTCCTACGTGGAGGCCCTGAAATACCTGGCCAAGAAGTACGGGATTGATGTTGAGGAGGAAGAAAAGACCCCCGAGCAGCAGCTGGCCCAAAACGAAAAGGACTCCCAGTACATCGTTTCGAGCTGGGCCAAGGACCACTACCACCGCCTGCTGCTGAACACCGATGAAGGCCAGGGCATTGGAGGGAGCTACCTGCGCCAGCGCGGCCTCAACCAGACGACCATCAAAACCTTCGAGCTCGGCTACTCCCTCGACCAGTGGGACGACCTGCTGAAATCGGCGGAGAAGGCGGGTTTCGAGCGCAAGTACCTGGAGAAAACCGGGCTCGTCATCACCAAGGAAGACGACCAGGGCCAGGATACCGGCCGGCGCTACGACCGGTTCCGGGGCCGCGTGATGTTCCCGATTCATAACGTGTCGGGCCGCGTCATCGGCTTCGGGGCGCGCACGCTCAAGCCCAACGACAAAACCGCCAAGTACCTCAACTCGCCAGAGTCGGAAATCTACCACAAGTCCGATGTACTGTACGGGCTCTACCAGGGTCGGCAGGCCATCCGGACGGAGGAGCTGTGCTATCTGGTGGAGGGCTACCTCGACGTGCTGAGCCTGCACCAGGGCGGGATTAAGAACGTGGTGGCCTCGTCGGGAACCTCGCTTACGGATGGGCAGATTCGCCTCATTAAGCGCTACACCGACAACGTAACGGTGCTCTACGACGGCGACGCGGCCGGTATTCGGGCCTCGCTGCGGGGGATTGATATGCTGCTGGAAGGCGGCCTGAACGTGCGCGTGGTGCTGTTTCCCGACGGCGACGACCCCGACAGCTACATCCGCAAAGTTGGCGACCAGCGTTTCAAAGACCACCTTGAAAACGCCAGCCAGGACTTTATTCAGTTTAAAACGGATCTGGTAAGCCGTGAGGCCGCCCAGGACCCGGTGAAGAAGGCCGAGGCCATCCGGGAGGTGCTGCAAAGCATCAGCAAAGTACCCGACCCGATTAAGCGGCAGGTGTTTCTGCAGCAAACCTCCCAGGCCTTCAGCATTGATGAGCAAGTCCTGATTTCGGAATATAACAAGCTGGTGCGCAACGCCTCGGGCAAGGCGGCCGGCGGGGCTTCGGGCAGCAACAGTGGGGTAGGGGCTGGCAGCAGTGCGGCTTCCCCGGCTACGGCTGCTACCCCCCGCCCGGCCCCAAGGCCCATGAGCCCCGAGGAGGAAGCGGAGGCCCTGATGTACGGGGCCTCGCCCGAAGACCTGATGGGCGGTGGCGGCGACCTACTGACCATTACCAAAGAAGACTTGGAGCCCGTGCCCGACGTGCTGGAGCAGTGCGAGCGGGAAATTGTGCGCTTGCTGCTGCTGTACTCGCCCCAGCCCCTGGCCCCCGACATCAGCGTGGCCCAGTACCTGCTGCAGCAGCTCGATACGCCCTTCAAAACCGGTATTTACGCCGATTTGCTCCACCTATGTCAGGAGGAAATGAACCAGGGCCGTTGGCCCGAAGTGCGCACCCTCATTCAGCACGGCCGCTCTGATATTCGGGCCCTGGTGGCGGAGCTGGCTACCGAGAAATACGAGCTGAGTCCCAACTGGACCACCCACCAGATTTACGTGCCCCGGGAGCTGGATTTGCTCCAAACCGCCTGCGACAACGCAATTCTGCGCTTCAACAAGGTAAACGTGGAGCGCGCCCTGGCCGAGCACATGGAGGCACTGCGCCGCCCCATGGATGAAGCCGCCCTCGACGAGCACCTGACCAACATTCGCCTGCTCAAGCAGATGGATAACCAACTAGCTAACCTGCTAGGCACTGTTATTCCGCGTGCGGCTATGTAA